TAAGGTCGATGTCACGGGTCCGAGGTGCTGCGAGGCACGATAGCCGCCGAGCTGAGAGTTGCGACCTACTCGCCGTTGGCGGGAGGCTCTAGACTGGACTAATGCCTGTTGATAATACATATGTTTGTTTTCCTGTTTTGTTTCCTGCTAGAGCAAGGATTAGTTTGGTTTTTATTTTTATCGTTTTAGGTTATGTCACCTAGCTGCGGAAGTAGAGTTCCACAGCTAGGCGTTCAGGCCTACGCCCGAACTAAGCTTAGAACTTTGACTTCGACTTTTTGTGCTCGTAGGCTGTTGCCGAGAGCTTTTACTTTAATGGCCATTTCTTACCTCCTGTTTGTTTTTTGCTCCCGTTCGCCGGGGCGAATCGAGAGTGTGACCGTTTGTATTTTTAATCGCGACTCGTAGCTTAGCACTGCGAGCTCGCGGGTTGGAAACATCTTCATTTTTCCCCTGTACCACCTTCTTATTGACCGGTGTCAGGGTCTGGCTCTCCCGGATAAAGTTCTTGACCAGTCGATCCTCTAGGCTATGAAAGCTGATGATACCGATCCGGCCACCGGGGGCAAGGAGTGATTCGATTCGTGGTAGGGCGCGAGCAAGCTGTCCCAATTCGTCGTTAACGGCGATACGCAAAGCCTGAAAGGTACGGGTCGCCGGATGAATCCGAGACTTGCCCCGATAGGCTCTTGCAACTATTTGAGCTAGCTGCTTAGTATCGCTTAATGGACGAGCTTGGACGATAGCACGAGCGATAGGCCGGGACTGACGTTCTTCACCGAACTGATAAATCAGATCGGCTAGATCCCGCTCCGTGAAGTGGTTGACGATCTGCTCGGCCGTAAAATCGGCCGTAGAGTCCATCCGCATATCCAACGGTGCGCTTACTTTAAAGCTAAAGCCACGATTCGAATTGTCAAGCTGCGGTGATGACACGCCTAGATCCGCCAAAATCACATCATACGGACCTGAGAGTTGAGCTAACGCTCCAGCGTAATCATCTTTGATGATACGGGCGCGCGAACCGAACGCCTGCTCTAATTGAGCTATGGCCTGCGGATCACGATCGACTAAAGTCATCTCCCCTGTCGAGCCAATAGCAGACGCGATAGCGCTAGCATGACCCCCGTAACCGGCCGTTATATCGAGATAACGTTCTCCCGGTCTTGGTACGAGAAGATCCAGCACTGCTTGAAGCAGGACCGGTTCGTGAAAATTAGATTGGTGGTTTTGGTTTTTGTTTTGCATGTCAAGATCACCTAAGTAGCAGTCAGCTTTTTATGTTTGTGGTGTTTTTGTTTTAGTTGAACCCCGTCCGAGCCCGAAGGCTACTGGAGGGTTGCTATATCCCGCCGAAGCGGGAGTTGTGGTAAGGAATTAGAATAATTCCTTAAAAAAGAGAGACGTGTGAGGTGGAGTTGTTGTTTTGGAGATTTGAGGTGCGAGGGTTTTTTATCAGGTGTTATACCCTAAAACCACCCGCTGACTGCCACATAGCTGATCTCGAGCTTGTTTTTGTTTTTGTTTTTTAAAGGTGCCAATCAGAGTTTGATTACTACTTAAGGGGCGCTTACTCGCCAGTATTTACCGATCCGGACGGCTACAACTGTCTTAGTGATGCCGGCGTAATCGAGCAAGCTTTGATCTATGGTGATACGGCCTTGCTTCTGGTCAAGGCTAGCCGACTGCTTTCCGGTTCGAAACCGAACATTCAAGTCTGCTATACGCTCATCCAGAATGTCACCAGCTAATGCCGGTTCCATATCCGCTTCCCATACATTCGAACTATAAAGGTGCAAGTAGTTGCCAAATCCTCGGGTGATGACTACACCGCCACCAGCGAACTCTGCCCTGACATCGGTCGGTATGGTTAACCGATTCTTGTCATCCAGCTTGCGTTCGAAGTAGTCGAGTCGTGTCATATTATTAATTCCCTTGGATTGCTTGGTGGGGCTTACCCACTGCTACCCACTACAACTAATATATAACGATTCAATACCCACGTCTAGGTAATATAGGGCGAATTTTTACCGAACATAAGCCTAAATAGCCCAGGTTAAGCCATATAGCGCCTTGGCACCAGAAAGACCCGCTATATATGAGGACCCTTGGAGCGCTCTAGGTAGGAGCTGCCTCCACCTAGACGACATATCGACATCGATAGCAGCTTAGTGTCGCGTAAACGGCTAAGAACGACCCTTACCACCGCGGGTTTGCCGGCGCATCTGTTGACCGTACTGTACTCGTTTCCGAATATCGTTCATATAAGTGACGTGCTTGCTGTCAAACTCTTCCATCCGGTCGAACAGTGAAGAGTATTTATCCTTGTTCGGGATGACGATCTGCTTCAGTTTCTTCGCACTGACTAAGTGCCGGATCAGCCCGGCGAAGTCACCATCACCGGTTATAATGACCGCTTGGTCGTAGTTGTTAATATCGATCATGACCTGCAGCACCATCTCGGCGTCGACATTACCTTTGATCTCACTATCACCGTGGCGAATTAAGGGTTTAAATACCAAGATAAAGCCGGCCTCTTGCAGGGCATTATACAGCGGCTGCTGCTCC
Above is a genomic segment from Candidatus Saccharimonadales bacterium containing:
- a CDS encoding NYN domain-containing protein — translated: MTQPQSNQPDNKNNTKANNYAFIDGQNLNMGVQSLGWKLDYKKFRDLLESDFDVTRAYMFVGFMEEQQPLYNALQEAGFILVFKPLIRHGDSEIKGNVDAEMVLQVMIDINNYDQAVIITGDGDFAGLIRHLVSAKKLKQIVIPNKDKYSSLFDRMEEFDSKHVTYMNDIRKRVQYGQQMRRQTRGGKGRS
- the rsmH gene encoding 16S rRNA (cytosine(1402)-N(4))-methyltransferase RsmH, with the translated sequence MQNKNQNHQSNFHEPVLLQAVLDLLVPRPGERYLDITAGYGGHASAIASAIGSTGEMTLVDRDPQAIAQLEQAFGSRARIIKDDYAGALAQLSGPYDVILADLGVSSPQLDNSNRGFSFKVSAPLDMRMDSTADFTAEQIVNHFTERDLADLIYQFGEERQSRPIARAIVQARPLSDTKQLAQIVARAYRGKSRIHPATRTFQALRIAVNDELGQLARALPRIESLLAPGGRIGIISFHSLEDRLVKNFIRESQTLTPVNKKVVQGKNEDVSNPRARSAKLRVAIKNTNGHTLDSPRRTGAKNKQEVRNGH